One Coffea arabica cultivar ET-39 chromosome 5c, Coffea Arabica ET-39 HiFi, whole genome shotgun sequence DNA window includes the following coding sequences:
- the LOC113689653 gene encoding pentatricopeptide repeat-containing protein At5g39350-like: MIRAFGMNGCGQAAVKLLEEVCSSGVSPNSLTFSSVLSACSHSGLVNDGLKIFDRMSTDFGFKPQTGQFTCLVDLLARAGQLDDAVDFIRKMPHEPDKHSWGSILAASLEQQSIRIGVLALEHLVNLEPENAGHYVTLSNLYAKAGRPDDAVRVRRLMESRGLVKQFGYSSVSLVASFNSQRVCSRHYFQIRTIIFIQRISTSFSLLKLTLLKTYLVAGTCPIMRLQKFQWY; encoded by the coding sequence ATGATTCGAGCCTTTGGAATGAATGGCTGCGGCCAAGCAGCTGTTAAACTCCTTGAGGAGGTGTGTAGTTCTGGTGTTAGTCCCAACTCTTTGACATTCTCTTCTGTGCTGTCAGCTTGCAGTCATTCTGGTCTTGTAAACGACGGTCTCAAGATTTTCGACAGGATGAGCACTGATTTTGGCTTCAAACCTCAGACAGGACAGTTTACATGTCTTGTTGATTTACTAGCACGGGCTGGTCAGCTTGATGATGCTGTTGACTTCATCAGAAAAATGCCTCACGAGCCTGATAAACATAGCTGGGGTTCTATACTTGCTGCCTCTCTAGAACAGCAAAGCATAAGAATTGGAGTCCTGGCTTTAGAGCATCTGGTCAATCTGGAGCCAGAAAATGCTGGACACTACGTGACATTGTCAAATTTATATGCTAAAGCTGGAAGGCCAGATGATGCTGTGAGAGTACGGAGGTTAATGGAAAGCAGAGGATTGGTCAAGCAATTTGGATATAGCAGTGTTAGTTTAGTGGCATCATTCAATTCTCAGAGGGTTTGTTCAAGGCATTATTTCCAGATTCGTACAATCATTTTTATCCAGAGGATTAGTACCTCATTCAGTTTGTTGAAGCTAACTCTCTTAAAAACATATCTAGTTGCTGGAACTTGCCCCATAATGAGGCTACAGAAATTTCAATGGTACTGA